GTTAAAAAAGTATCTGTCCTGAAACGGCTCTTCGTCGGCAATCATTTTTGTGCCGGGGGCCTTCGGCCGTCAAGGCCGTCGCCCCCCGGACAGGTGCCGACGACAATCAACACACCGGGTACTTGCCCTCGATCAACTCCCCGCACAGCCTACCCACCTTCGCCAGCGCATCTTCCAGGATAGTCCGCGCTGTCCGGCTGACCATGTCAAACGGCTGCCCCGGAGCGGGCAGGATCCGGGCCGCCATCATCTGCGGACGATCGACGGGCATACCGATCCGGCTGACCAGAAACACGTAAACCTCCTGCAATGCCGGAATCTGTTCGTAAATCGCCCGCGCCGCCTGATGCGCCAGCACGTTGTAGATTTTTCCGACATGGCTTACCGGATTTTTGCCCGCCACCGCTTCGGTTCCGATGGGGCGGCCGACGGGGATCAGTCCGTTGACGCGATTGCCCCTGCCGACCTGGCCGGAATCGGCATCTTCCGCTGAAGTCCCGAGCAGGCTCAGATAAACACCCCCAAGACCGCGGCCGGGGACATCCAGGGCATTGAGACGGACGCGAACCGCCTCGAACCCCGGCCACCTTGCCGCGTAATGTTGCAGATCCGCCAGCAGCATCCGTTTGCGTTCGAAATAGCTCCCCTCGCTGGCAACCTGCAGGGCCAGCAATGGCATGGCGACGGTAAAGTCGACCTGCCGGCCGCGGCGCACCCCCATGACCTTGACATCCTCGCCGGTGTCGGGAAACCGGGTCTTGAAATCGACACCGTTGACATACCGTTCCAGATCCAGCACGGCCTGTTCCGTCGGGCTCAAGGGATAATAGCCGACGGCCGCTGAGCTGTCGTTGGCGCACCTTAGGGCTTCGGACCTGGCAAAAATATCGGTCAGTTCTTCCGATCCCGGGGACAGAACCACCCGACAGTCGAGATGCCGCTCCGGATCGACGAACCGCATGTGGCCTCTCAGCCAGTCTTTGGCCGCGGTCGTTGCGATTTCGTTAACGGGAATCCTCTTGCCTTTTGCCAGGACGGTGGCGCGATCACCGATCGTCAACTCCATCGGTTTGAGAATTCGGCCGCCGCCAAACCATTTTTCGGTGCTGCCGGCAGTCAGCAACCCCTTATCGATATTGTGGTGCAACACCGCCCCGAATTCTTCCAGATAATAGCGCGACAGTTGCAGGGACACTTCCTCCAGCATGGCATCGCACATGCTGTCGGGATGACCCAGCCCCTTGCGTTCCACGATTTCGAAAGCCTGATCGGCCACCGCCGGGCACTGCAAAGGTTCCACCAGAAT
This portion of the Syntrophotalea acetylenica genome encodes:
- a CDS encoding methionine adenosyltransferase, yielding MILVEPLQCPAVADQAFEIVERKGLGHPDSMCDAMLEEVSLQLSRYYLEEFGAVLHHNIDKGLLTAGSTEKWFGGGRILKPMELTIGDRATVLAKGKRIPVNEIATTAAKDWLRGHMRFVDPERHLDCRVVLSPGSEELTDIFARSEALRCANDSSAAVGYYPLSPTEQAVLDLERYVNGVDFKTRFPDTGEDVKVMGVRRGRQVDFTVAMPLLALQVASEGSYFERKRMLLADLQHYAARWPGFEAVRVRLNALDVPGRGLGGVYLSLLGTSAEDADSGQVGRGNRVNGLIPVGRPIGTEAVAGKNPVSHVGKIYNVLAHQAARAIYEQIPALQEVYVFLVSRIGMPVDRPQMMAARILPAPGQPFDMVSRTARTILEDALAKVGRLCGELIEGKYPVC